Proteins co-encoded in one Maridesulfovibrio ferrireducens genomic window:
- the galE gene encoding UDP-glucose 4-epimerase GalE encodes MDNNKNKLSLLVCGGAGYIGSHMSRMLSDHGHEVTVFDNLSTGYSKALKWGDFIQGDLRNQADLEKALSSKKFNAVFHFSGLIVVSDSVKHPFQYYDNNVTGTLNLLQAMRNNGVDKFVFSSSAAVYGEPVMDLITENHPLAPLNPYGRTKLYTEEILEDYAKAYDLNSVSFRYFNAAGAHPDALIGEAHRPETHLIPNILLSSIDQGRKLKIYGNDYPTPDGTCVRDYIHIQDLCEAHLAALKFLETSQGAHSFNLGNGNGFSVLDVINTAGDVIGRKIPYEFEPKRDGDSPRLVADSSKAHKLLNWKPRYGDLREIIETAYRWHKNPAF; translated from the coding sequence ATGGATAACAATAAAAACAAACTATCCCTGTTGGTATGCGGCGGAGCCGGATATATCGGGTCACATATGTCTAGAATGCTGAGTGATCACGGTCACGAAGTCACAGTATTTGACAACCTTTCTACAGGATACTCCAAAGCTCTAAAATGGGGCGATTTTATACAGGGTGATTTGCGAAACCAGGCTGATCTTGAAAAAGCTTTAAGCTCAAAAAAATTTAATGCTGTATTCCATTTTTCCGGCCTGATTGTAGTTAGCGACTCCGTTAAACACCCCTTTCAATATTATGATAACAACGTCACTGGAACTTTAAATTTATTGCAGGCCATGCGTAATAATGGTGTAGATAAATTTGTCTTTTCATCATCAGCCGCAGTTTACGGTGAGCCTGTTATGGACCTAATTACCGAAAACCACCCACTTGCTCCGCTTAACCCATATGGCAGAACAAAACTATACACGGAAGAAATACTTGAAGATTATGCCAAAGCGTATGATTTAAACTCCGTAAGTTTCAGATACTTCAATGCTGCCGGGGCTCACCCCGATGCACTCATAGGTGAAGCTCATCGCCCGGAAACACATCTCATTCCCAACATATTGCTAAGCAGCATTGATCAGGGCCGCAAACTCAAAATATATGGCAACGATTACCCGACTCCAGATGGAACCTGCGTGAGAGATTATATTCATATTCAGGATTTATGCGAAGCTCACCTTGCTGCTTTAAAATTTCTCGAAACATCGCAGGGAGCACACTCTTTCAATCTGGGTAACGGAAACGGCTTTAGTGTTCTGGATGTAATAAACACAGCGGGAGATGTCATTGGCAGAAAAATTCCATACGAATTTGAACCAAAACGAGACGGAGACTCTCCAAGATTAGTTGCCGACAGCTCTAAAGCACACAAACTGCTAAACTGGAAACCGCGATATGGTGATCTTCGTGAAATCATTGAAACAGCATATCGCTGGCATAAAAACCCTGCTTTTTAA
- a CDS encoding class I SAM-dependent methyltransferase, translated as MRDVTNIVDPPEDLHICFGGGDFRKIGQKMITLCKDQLELAPNEKVLDIGCGVGRLAFPLLEYLNESGRYEGFDTFPAGVKWCSENITPEFPNFNFQQVDIFNTTYNPYAQTKASEFIFPYGDNTFDLVLLNSVFTHMMPDDIINYLSEIDRVLNDKGRVFVTFFLINKESLELMNLGKSVHDFHKFGVFYTADPKEPMDAVGYDEQFVFNLFEKHNFKIKEVMYGNWSGIKSGNHQDIVLLTR; from the coding sequence ATGAGAGATGTAACCAACATTGTTGACCCTCCAGAAGATTTGCATATTTGTTTCGGAGGGGGAGATTTTCGTAAAATCGGTCAAAAAATGATTACCCTTTGTAAGGATCAGTTAGAGCTTGCTCCGAATGAGAAAGTTTTGGATATTGGTTGCGGAGTTGGAAGACTTGCTTTCCCCTTGCTGGAATATTTGAATGAAAGTGGCAGGTACGAAGGTTTTGATACTTTTCCGGCCGGTGTTAAATGGTGTTCTGAAAACATTACTCCTGAATTTCCAAATTTTAATTTTCAACAAGTTGATATTTTTAATACAACCTATAATCCATACGCTCAGACGAAAGCCTCTGAATTCATTTTTCCCTATGGTGATAACACTTTTGACCTCGTGTTGTTGAATTCTGTTTTCACTCATATGATGCCTGATGATATCATTAATTATCTGTCTGAAATCGATAGAGTTTTAAATGATAAGGGTAGAGTGTTCGTGACATTTTTTCTGATCAATAAAGAGTCTCTTGAATTGATGAATCTAGGAAAAAGTGTTCATGATTTCCATAAGTTCGGAGTTTTTTATACCGCAGATCCCAAAGAGCCGATGGACGCTGTAGGGTATGATGAGCAGTTCGTATTTAATCTATTTGAGAAGCATAATTTTAAAATTAAAGAAGTCATGTACGGAAATTGGAGTGGCATAAAATCTGGCAATCATCAGGATATTGTGCTGCTTACACGATGA
- a CDS encoding exosortase system-associated protein, TIGR04073 family: MYQSKWFIKTILIAISLSMLILCGCSMKSDNYVGSQDSYGSRVSRKLGRGMTNIITAPIEIPNQAVNMSAESDVPAEQLAGYFGGFITGFAYGTGRVVSGMYDIVTSPFGGPAGPTMDEEFISSEFADKVDERNDSYMDISNIAMD; encoded by the coding sequence ATGTACCAGTCTAAATGGTTTATAAAAACAATTCTCATAGCAATCAGTCTGTCGATGCTTATCCTTTGCGGCTGCTCCATGAAGTCAGATAACTATGTTGGAAGTCAGGATTCTTATGGCTCAAGAGTTTCACGTAAACTCGGGCGGGGAATGACTAATATAATAACTGCTCCGATTGAAATTCCAAATCAGGCTGTTAATATGTCTGCAGAAAGTGATGTCCCTGCTGAGCAATTGGCTGGATATTTTGGCGGTTTCATAACAGGGTTTGCGTATGGTACCGGAAGGGTTGTTTCCGGGATGTATGATATTGTTACTTCTCCTTTTGGTGGGCCTGCCGGTCCTACAATGGATGAGGAATTTATTTCGTCCGAATTTGCTGATAAAGTTGATGAGCGTAACGATAGTTATATGGATATTTCCAACATAGCTATGGATTGA
- a CDS encoding thioredoxin domain-containing protein produces the protein MLKNTALFIVLVMFASGCVSKQGLKEQIAQVIKDNPQIVLDAMRENNIELLTIVESGIDSRSELNRREKFQAEIDNPLNPVISPDRASIGNPEALVTIVEYSDFLCPYCSKGAKVARDLVASNPNKYRLIYKHLPLHEESKKLAAVYEAIALLDKEKAFKFHDVAFEMQKSLYNDSNGKILGKILLDLDIDLNELEKVLKSKKIVENLAGDKAEAKSFGFDATPTFLVNGVSIRGYVPADKFESIIGFILEKSPKKEADDGEVCEDCLNKM, from the coding sequence ATGTTAAAGAATACGGCGCTTTTTATCGTATTGGTAATGTTTGCATCGGGCTGCGTTAGCAAACAGGGATTAAAAGAACAGATTGCTCAAGTCATAAAGGATAATCCGCAGATTGTTTTAGATGCTATGCGCGAAAATAATATTGAGCTTCTTACAATCGTAGAAAGCGGTATTGATTCGAGGAGCGAGTTGAATCGTAGAGAGAAATTTCAAGCTGAAATTGATAATCCTCTTAACCCTGTTATTTCTCCTGATAGAGCAAGCATTGGTAATCCTGAAGCCCTTGTTACCATTGTTGAATATTCCGATTTTCTTTGCCCTTATTGTAGTAAAGGTGCAAAAGTTGCGCGGGATCTTGTCGCCAGTAATCCCAATAAATACAGATTGATATATAAACATCTTCCTCTGCATGAGGAATCTAAAAAACTTGCGGCTGTTTATGAGGCCATTGCTCTTTTAGATAAAGAAAAAGCATTCAAATTTCATGATGTCGCGTTTGAAATGCAAAAAAGCCTGTATAACGATAGTAATGGAAAAATCTTAGGCAAGATTTTGCTCGATCTTGATATTGATCTTAATGAGTTAGAGAAGGTTTTGAAATCTAAAAAAATTGTTGAAAATCTTGCCGGAGACAAAGCAGAAGCCAAATCGTTTGGATTTGATGCAACTCCTACTTTTCTCGTCAATGGTGTATCAATTCGCGGCTATGTTCCTGCTGATAAATTCGAATCGATAATTGGGTTTATTTTGGAAAAAAGTCCCAAAAAAGAAGCTGATGATGGCGAAGTTTGTGAAGATTGTCTGAATAAAATGTAA
- the larC gene encoding nickel pincer cofactor biosynthesis protein LarC, with product MKSLLIDPRMAGVAGDMLLSALLDLTGDQECLPLLSKAVCELTHCTASIKALHTTSMGIGAIKMDIGLKGERFASAEDLARAFKNISNFMEMSPTVIDKGLEVISVLAEAESAVHEGHYHLHEVGSVDTVIDIAGVLWLLDKYEFMDGQISCLPVAVGNGIISMDHGKIPSPAPATLEILCKRAIPIASSTEKFELATPTGVALLACIVDDFIKIYPTSTPLKTGQGAGNAELESSPNIIRIIENISSCENIEQAILLETLIDDASGEILGHALNEMLDAGALDAYITPATGKKNRPAHLVSVLCVPGEEREMSCKLMQQTGSIGVRTRAVDRFMAERKVDKYKVEINDTKYPIRIKISTFDQHLISRKPEFDDLIEISKQTGLSPRIISEEVKRQCFLPIKDSNERD from the coding sequence ATGAAATCTTTATTAATTGATCCAAGAATGGCCGGAGTTGCCGGAGACATGCTCTTATCCGCTCTACTTGACCTTACAGGAGATCAGGAATGCCTTCCTCTACTGAGTAAAGCTGTTTGCGAACTAACTCATTGCACAGCGTCCATTAAAGCCCTCCACACCACTTCCATGGGAATCGGGGCTATTAAAATGGACATAGGACTCAAAGGTGAGCGCTTCGCGTCAGCAGAAGATCTTGCAAGAGCTTTCAAAAACATCTCCAATTTCATGGAAATGAGTCCGACAGTTATAGATAAAGGACTCGAGGTCATATCCGTACTTGCAGAGGCCGAATCGGCGGTTCACGAAGGGCATTATCATCTGCACGAAGTAGGTTCTGTTGATACAGTTATAGATATTGCCGGAGTTCTGTGGCTTTTGGATAAGTACGAATTTATGGACGGACAAATTTCATGCCTGCCTGTTGCTGTCGGCAATGGTATTATTTCGATGGATCACGGAAAAATTCCTTCTCCGGCGCCTGCTACTTTGGAAATTTTATGCAAAAGAGCAATTCCAATAGCTTCTTCAACTGAAAAATTTGAACTTGCCACCCCGACTGGAGTTGCTCTGCTCGCCTGTATCGTAGATGACTTTATAAAAATTTATCCAACGTCCACCCCTCTCAAAACAGGACAGGGAGCCGGAAATGCGGAATTAGAATCATCTCCTAATATCATAAGAATTATTGAAAACATTTCATCCTGCGAAAACATTGAACAAGCAATTTTACTTGAAACTTTGATTGATGATGCAAGCGGAGAAATTTTAGGACACGCACTAAACGAGATGCTTGACGCTGGCGCTCTCGATGCCTACATCACACCCGCAACAGGCAAGAAGAACCGCCCGGCACACCTCGTTTCAGTTCTATGCGTCCCGGGAGAAGAAAGAGAAATGAGCTGCAAGCTAATGCAGCAAACCGGTTCTATCGGAGTTCGCACCCGTGCAGTTGATAGATTTATGGCGGAACGAAAAGTTGATAAATACAAAGTTGAAATAAACGACACAAAATATCCAATAAGAATTAAAATATCTACATTTGATCAACATTTGATCAGTAGAAAACCTGAGTTTGATGATTTAATAGAAATTTCAAAACAAACCGGATTGTCTCCACGCATAATTTCAGAAGAAGTTAAGCGACAGTGCTTCTTACCCATAAAGGATTCTAATGAGCGAGATTGA
- a CDS encoding PEP/pyruvate-binding domain-containing protein encodes MAGKTEETGTAKKVETETPKKSQAVKQLEQKMVLAGSDIVKIGEDAELLVGGKNYNTALISQVDGIRSPQFRAISSLAFHQLLDETKVHASVVRAVVDSQYNAVDWNSESVNSDSEFIQNFVRSIAFVIKEEAQKHSETLIQLRTFINNVVEGFATSPEGIDQLRKRSVLVQSAILSVELPKEVDEAVKFAYLSICKDAGLENEPVAVRSSAAGEDSRKKAFAGLQDTYLNIVGEDNCSEAYHWDCASAYNLRSMTYRREAILDAVTLAENTGDASIAEIAKKEWAIENTSLSVCIMRMINPVISGTAFSADTATGCRGTDRKDLVSIDASYGLGEAVVGGMVTPDKFYVFQRDDGSEVVVRNMGNKDKKIVYSEKGGTKVEKVQPNEIFRWALSLAQAEEVAKGVRSISHAYGGMIMDTEFCLDASDRLWFVQARPETRWNEDFEQHPDTIFMRRLEVDPKALVSAEVLLEGNGASRGAGQGTVKYLRSALELNKINKGDILAAARTDPDMVPGMRIAAGIMADVGGDTSHAAITSRELGIPAIIGIQRLEILRSLDGQEVTVDGSRGKVYRGLLPLREVGGTIDTSKLPATKTKVGLILADVGQSLFLSRLREVPDFEVGLLRAEFMLGNVGVHPLALEAYDNGALDKLIQDKLDELDARLTAVMRSQLDSGLISLNIKLREYVGALTGLADEMDALASGENARGTEEVLAMHRRLRELDKKLDNYLMHGAESLYILKTSVKIEEHVKAVLGLQHGVEENADSRFIYRRSESSDEISEMLEQAVKNPIVIELNEKIKALREEVARKMGLKSEMDEVRTLRKRIFELLQSRGLRSGKENYIQTLSQGLALFSMAFYGKDIIYRTTDFKTNEYHNLLGGLLFENHEDNPMLGYRGVSRDVHDWELEAFKLARGVFGGKNLHLMLPFVRTIEEARSMKRYLAQVHHLESGKDDLKLILMAEIPSNAILSKEFIKEVDGFSIGSNDMTQLVLGTDRDNSRLQHIYDEEDPAVVWAILSTIFTGQKFSKKIGFCGQGVSNSVILRGVVCIAGIVSASVVPDTYLQTKLDMAAVEAENIKVSELGKWINARHFERLAKLMEGNGYGHIIKKYKTPEDLEDWYEGEIRRLNEQLRDNIDTPKEDFYRQEMNAFRGTFHKPVIYSAWNWSQTVEDAMHHAGFATFEEQEAALKKQYSKKW; translated from the coding sequence ATGGCAGGTAAAACGGAAGAAACTGGTACTGCTAAAAAAGTAGAAACCGAAACTCCTAAGAAAAGTCAGGCTGTAAAACAACTTGAACAAAAGATGGTTTTAGCAGGTTCTGATATTGTAAAAATAGGAGAAGATGCGGAACTTTTAGTTGGCGGCAAAAACTATAATACTGCTCTGATCAGTCAGGTTGACGGTATTAGATCTCCGCAGTTCCGGGCAATTTCTTCTTTGGCTTTTCATCAATTACTGGATGAAACCAAGGTTCACGCAAGTGTTGTAAGGGCTGTTGTAGACAGTCAATATAATGCTGTTGATTGGAATAGTGAAAGCGTTAACAGTGATTCCGAATTTATACAGAATTTTGTTCGTTCGATTGCCTTTGTAATTAAAGAGGAAGCTCAAAAACATTCCGAAACTTTAATTCAACTAAGAACTTTCATTAATAACGTTGTTGAAGGATTTGCGACTTCTCCTGAAGGCATTGATCAATTGCGTAAAAGGTCTGTTCTGGTTCAAAGTGCGATCCTTTCAGTTGAGCTGCCTAAAGAAGTAGATGAAGCCGTCAAGTTCGCCTATTTATCTATTTGTAAAGATGCCGGGCTTGAGAATGAGCCTGTGGCTGTAAGATCCTCAGCAGCAGGGGAAGATAGCCGTAAAAAGGCTTTTGCCGGACTTCAGGATACTTACTTGAATATAGTCGGAGAAGATAATTGCTCTGAAGCTTATCATTGGGATTGTGCTTCCGCATACAACCTCCGCAGTATGACTTATCGTCGTGAAGCAATTCTTGATGCTGTAACGCTTGCTGAAAATACCGGAGATGCGTCTATCGCAGAAATAGCCAAGAAAGAATGGGCTATTGAGAACACATCTCTGTCGGTTTGCATTATGCGTATGATCAATCCTGTCATATCCGGAACAGCGTTCAGTGCTGATACTGCGACAGGGTGCCGTGGAACAGATCGAAAAGATCTTGTTTCCATTGATGCAAGTTACGGTCTCGGAGAAGCTGTTGTCGGCGGAATGGTTACTCCTGATAAATTTTATGTTTTCCAGCGTGATGACGGTTCTGAAGTCGTTGTTCGTAATATGGGAAACAAAGACAAAAAGATTGTTTACAGTGAGAAGGGCGGTACTAAAGTTGAAAAGGTTCAGCCTAATGAAATTTTCCGCTGGGCTTTATCACTTGCACAGGCTGAAGAAGTCGCCAAAGGTGTCCGCTCAATAAGTCATGCTTATGGTGGTATGATTATGGATACTGAATTCTGTCTCGACGCATCGGATCGTTTATGGTTTGTGCAGGCTCGCCCTGAAACTCGCTGGAATGAAGATTTTGAACAGCATCCGGATACAATCTTCATGCGCAGACTGGAAGTTGATCCCAAGGCTTTGGTTTCAGCAGAAGTTCTTCTCGAAGGTAACGGAGCTTCTCGCGGAGCCGGTCAGGGTACTGTTAAATATCTGCGTTCAGCCCTTGAGCTTAATAAGATTAACAAAGGTGATATTCTGGCCGCAGCTCGTACCGACCCGGACATGGTGCCGGGAATGCGTATTGCCGCGGGTATTATGGCTGATGTCGGTGGTGACACCAGTCATGCCGCGATTACTTCCCGTGAACTCGGAATTCCCGCAATCATCGGTATTCAGCGTCTTGAAATTCTTCGTTCACTTGATGGACAGGAAGTCACTGTCGACGGTTCCAGAGGTAAAGTTTATCGCGGACTGCTCCCGTTGCGTGAAGTTGGCGGTACAATTGATACCTCTAAGCTTCCTGCTACCAAGACCAAAGTCGGGCTTATCCTTGCTGACGTGGGTCAATCACTATTCCTTTCACGCCTCAGAGAAGTTCCTGATTTTGAAGTGGGCTTGCTGAGAGCTGAATTTATGCTTGGTAATGTAGGTGTCCATCCATTGGCCCTTGAAGCTTATGATAACGGAGCTCTTGATAAGTTAATTCAGGATAAACTTGATGAACTTGATGCAAGACTCACTGCTGTTATGAGATCTCAGCTTGATTCAGGTCTTATTTCTTTGAATATTAAGCTCAGGGAATATGTAGGGGCTCTTACCGGGCTTGCTGATGAAATGGATGCGCTTGCCAGCGGTGAAAATGCCAGAGGAACTGAAGAAGTTCTGGCAATGCATCGCAGGCTCAGAGAGCTTGATAAAAAATTAGATAATTATTTGATGCACGGCGCAGAAAGTCTTTATATTCTGAAGACTTCTGTTAAAATTGAAGAGCATGTTAAAGCTGTTTTAGGACTCCAGCACGGTGTTGAAGAAAACGCAGATTCACGCTTTATCTATAGACGTTCCGAGTCTTCTGATGAAATCTCAGAGATGTTGGAACAAGCTGTCAAGAATCCGATTGTTATTGAACTTAACGAAAAAATTAAAGCTTTACGTGAAGAAGTTGCTCGTAAGATGGGACTTAAGTCTGAAATGGACGAGGTTCGCACCTTAAGAAAGCGTATTTTTGAACTTCTCCAGTCTCGCGGACTGCGTTCAGGTAAAGAAAACTATATTCAGACCTTGTCGCAAGGACTTGCTTTGTTCTCGATGGCTTTTTACGGCAAAGACATCATTTACAGAACCACAGATTTTAAAACAAACGAATATCATAACCTGCTTGGCGGACTTCTTTTTGAAAACCATGAAGACAATCCGATGCTTGGATATCGTGGTGTTTCCAGAGATGTCCATGATTGGGAGCTTGAAGCTTTCAAACTGGCAAGAGGTGTTTTCGGTGGAAAGAATCTTCATCTGATGCTTCCTTTTGTTAGAACAATTGAAGAAGCCCGGAGTATGAAACGTTACCTTGCTCAGGTTCATCATCTTGAATCAGGAAAGGATGATTTGAAGCTTATCCTGATGGCGGAAATCCCAAGTAATGCAATTCTCAGTAAAGAGTTTATTAAAGAAGTTGATGGTTTCTCCATCGGCTCGAATGATATGACTCAGCTTGTTCTCGGAACAGACAGAGATAATTCCAGGTTGCAGCATATTTATGACGAAGAAGATCCTGCGGTAGTATGGGCGATTCTTTCGACTATCTTCACGGGGCAGAAATTCAGTAAGAAAATCGGTTTCTGCGGTCAGGGAGTCTCGAATAGTGTCATCCTGCGCGGGGTTGTTTGCATTGCCGGTATTGTTTCCGCATCTGTTGTGCCTGATACTTATCTTCAGACAAAGCTGGATATGGCTGCTGTAGAAGCTGAAAACATTAAGGTTAGCGAACTTGGTAAGTGGATAAATGCAAGACATTTTGAACGGCTCGCTAAGTTGATGGAAGGAAATGGATACGGTCATATTATTAAGAAATATAAAACTCCTGAAGATCTCGAAGATTGGTATGAAGGTGAAATAAGAAGACTTAATGAACAGCTTCGTGACAACATAGATACTCCTAAGGAAGATTTTTACAGACAGGAAATGAACGCTTTCCGCGGAACATTTCATAAACCTGTAATTTATTCCGCATGGAATTGGTCACAAACAGTCGAAGATGCAATGCATCATGCCGGGTTTGCTACTTTTGAAGAGCAGGAAGCGGCTCTGAAAAAACAGTATTCCAAGAAGTGGTAA
- a CDS encoding biotin--[acetyl-CoA-carboxylase] ligase: MIKRITIISGKKDSPIPKVTPEQLFQAHPLWARDIEHFSPWNSEDAEYRTYSTWLSGARAGRPIAICGSCISSIDVAWRLNALEDLPEWGSVLAVEQNTGRGQVRREWISPPGNIYGTIKWPSLPTGAPGEARPVWTRILPLIVGYLVCGALKDIGIETQLKWPNDILKDGKKIGGILIEERGSVIMVGIGLNTASAPQRDKLRPDHAVTATKINTDDMQLGPLETWIQLIDYFKNQFDAIVSTQDPEDFLKTLADQLVWFGEEVRIVDGPKEVSVGRICGLCPDGGLIIEKDGVKHEVYSGSVMPI; this comes from the coding sequence ATGATTAAAAGAATTACCATTATCAGCGGAAAAAAAGACAGTCCTATTCCTAAAGTAACTCCTGAGCAACTTTTTCAGGCTCACCCTCTTTGGGCAAGAGATATCGAGCACTTCAGTCCATGGAATAGTGAAGATGCTGAATATAGAACTTATTCCACTTGGTTATCCGGGGCTAGAGCCGGTAGACCTATAGCTATTTGTGGTTCCTGTATTTCAAGTATAGATGTCGCTTGGCGTCTTAATGCTCTTGAAGATCTGCCCGAATGGGGAAGTGTTCTGGCTGTTGAGCAGAATACAGGACGGGGCCAAGTCCGAAGAGAATGGATATCCCCTCCCGGTAATATTTATGGTACCATTAAATGGCCGTCTCTTCCTACTGGCGCTCCTGGAGAAGCCCGGCCTGTATGGACCAGAATTTTACCTCTTATCGTTGGTTATCTTGTCTGTGGTGCTCTTAAAGATATCGGAATTGAAACGCAGCTTAAATGGCCCAATGATATTCTGAAAGACGGCAAGAAAATCGGCGGAATTCTTATCGAAGAGCGTGGTTCAGTTATTATGGTCGGCATAGGTTTAAATACTGCGTCTGCTCCGCAAAGAGACAAGCTTCGTCCTGATCATGCTGTTACTGCTACAAAAATTAATACTGACGATATGCAGCTCGGACCTTTGGAAACTTGGATTCAGCTGATAGATTATTTTAAAAACCAGTTTGATGCGATTGTTTCAACACAGGATCCTGAAGATTTTCTCAAAACACTGGCTGATCAACTGGTTTGGTTCGGTGAAGAAGTAAGAATTGTGGATGGCCCGAAAGAAGTTTCAGTAGGACGCATATGTGGACTTTGTCCTGATGGCGGTCTTATTATTGAGAAGGATGGAGTTAAACATGAGGTTTATTCCGGAAGTGTAATGCCTATCTAG
- the larB gene encoding nickel pincer cofactor biosynthesis protein LarB translates to MSEIELIKLLQLYKNGQIDDSEILETISQLPYKDLGCAKLDTHRGLRCGVEEVIFCPGKIPEHLQSICKAAAKMTGLCIFTRVSNDQAQLILKELPEANYYKDASIIAVNIVEQDKLEGIAIVTGGTSDIRVAEEAAVTAELMGNRVERIYDVGAAGIHRLFPYLDTLRNANAIVVVAGMEGALVTVVGGLVSAPVIAVPTSVGYGANLGGMTTLLSMLNSCVPGVSVVNIDNGFGGGVSAHLINRKVHGKK, encoded by the coding sequence ATGAGCGAGATTGAGCTGATTAAGCTGCTTCAACTTTATAAAAATGGTCAGATAGATGATTCTGAAATTCTGGAAACAATTTCACAGCTTCCTTATAAAGATTTAGGTTGTGCAAAGCTTGATACTCATCGCGGGCTTAGATGCGGAGTTGAAGAAGTAATCTTTTGCCCGGGCAAAATCCCCGAACATTTACAATCCATATGCAAAGCCGCTGCAAAAATGACAGGTCTGTGCATTTTTACCAGAGTTTCAAATGATCAAGCTCAACTTATATTGAAAGAACTTCCTGAAGCAAATTACTATAAGGATGCGTCTATCATCGCAGTCAATATAGTTGAACAGGATAAACTTGAAGGTATAGCAATTGTAACCGGCGGAACCTCGGACATCAGAGTTGCAGAAGAAGCCGCAGTCACTGCAGAACTTATGGGCAATCGTGTTGAACGGATATACGATGTCGGAGCTGCGGGAATTCACAGACTTTTCCCGTACCTTGATACATTACGCAACGCCAACGCTATTGTTGTTGTCGCAGGAATGGAAGGAGCGCTTGTAACGGTAGTGGGCGGGCTGGTTTCAGCTCCGGTTATCGCTGTGCCGACAAGCGTAGGATATGGCGCAAACCTTGGAGGAATGACAACACTGCTCTCCATGCTGAATAGCTGTGTGCCTGGCGTAAGCGTTGTAAATATAGATAACGGATTCGGAGGCGGAGTGTCAGCTCACCTTATAAACAGAAAAGTTCATGGCAAAAAATAA
- a CDS encoding Crp/Fnr family transcriptional regulator — MSSLKPKTITFSKGDVIFREGDMGNVAYIITKGTVNIVKQIHGVNNVLATLGSGEIFGEMAIISKSPRVAGAEAETSCTLMVLTANLIMTLLKKSHPTVFHLTRVLASRLATANKNIIENRSGNIWMTMCRLLDLKFRIFTNSPEQDKEVGVNYKDFCYELSSIINISESEIERMITAACSFNLITKSKMVSRVYLAINDPEHFLEVTESLSNDVNKFRGKICYTEYVDIHDFSKLFDSLPDLIYKKIGVGDFPEDICVLHKGATYKWAKKKGDEYFLETKRKRKSIEELENVNDIVFVDIGTLKQIFSRLGYYKLGILLAIAAEEGRDRILAAISSKIANAITKESKGLDAIDQNEADEVEEELLDMIREVKLGKKE; from the coding sequence GTGAGTTCTTTAAAACCTAAAACGATAACTTTTTCAAAGGGTGATGTTATTTTCCGTGAAGGCGACATGGGAAATGTTGCCTATATTATTACCAAGGGTACTGTTAATATTGTTAAACAAATCCATGGTGTTAATAATGTTTTAGCAACACTTGGTTCGGGTGAAATTTTTGGAGAAATGGCTATAATATCAAAGAGTCCTCGAGTTGCCGGGGCGGAAGCTGAAACAAGTTGTACTTTGATGGTTTTAACTGCCAACCTGATTATGACCTTGCTTAAAAAGAGCCATCCAACTGTATTTCATCTCACTCGGGTACTGGCCTCAAGACTTGCTACCGCTAATAAAAATATAATTGAAAACAGAAGTGGCAATATCTGGATGACCATGTGCCGTCTTCTTGATCTTAAATTTAGAATATTTACGAATTCTCCGGAACAAGATAAAGAGGTTGGAGTTAATTATAAAGATTTTTGCTATGAACTTAGCAGCATAATAAATATTTCAGAATCAGAAATAGAAAGGATGATTACTGCTGCTTGTTCTTTTAATCTTATAACAAAAAGTAAAATGGTAAGCAGAGTTTATCTTGCTATCAATGATCCTGAACACTTTTTGGAAGTGACAGAAAGTTTGTCTAATGATGTTAATAAGTTCAGAGGGAAGATCTGTTACACCGAATACGTTGATATTCATGACTTTTCTAAGCTGTTCGATTCTCTTCCAGATCTGATTTATAAAAAAATAGGTGTTGGTGATTTTCCTGAAGATATTTGTGTCTTACACAAAGGCGCAACATACAAATGGGCTAAAAAGAAAGGAGATGAATATTTTCTGGAAACCAAACGTAAACGTAAGTCCATTGAAGAGTTAGAAAATGTTAATGATATCGTTTTTGTTGATATTGGAACTTTAAAGCAAATTTTCAGCAGGCTTGGTTATTATAAGCTGGGTATATTATTGGCAATTGCCGCAGAAGAAGGCAGAGACCGGATATTAGCAGCGATTTCTTCAAAGATTGCAAACGCTATTACTAAAGAATCAAAAGGTTTAGACGCTATTGATCAGAACGAAGCTGATGAAGTGGAAGAAGAATTACTTGATATGATCAGAGAAGTTAAATTAGGTAAAAAGGAATAG